The bacterium BMS3Abin08 genomic interval CAAGGCCGGGATCGGCAAGGGTGAACGGCACATTCATCCAGGAGCGGCATGAGGGTTCAACCGGATTGCTGTAAAAACCGGAACCGTCAATGAAACCGTACAGCTTTTCAGCCTTGCCTTTATTGATTCCGGCCATCTTTTCAAGCCCGCCCTTGTCCTTGATCCATTCAAACACAAGACCCGCTATATACCAGCTGTATGTCGGAGGCGTATTGTACATGGATTTTGCCCCGGCGTGTGTCTTGTAAGAGAACATCGTGGGGATGCCGGGTCTCTCGTGACCTATGAGGTCATCCCTGATAATTACGATGGTCAGACCTGCCGGTCCAATATTCTTCTGGGCTCCCGCATATATTACACCGAATCCGGAGACATCGATGGGACGGGAGAGAATCGTCGAGGACATATCTGCAACGAGAGGGACATCGCCTACGTCCGGGACGTGGTGGAACTCAACTCCCCCTATTGTCTCGTTAGGCGTGAAATGGACATAAGCTGCGTCAGGGTTCAGGGACCATTCAGTGCGAGGGGGGATGGTTGTGAAATTGGACGGTTCACTTGACGCGGCAATATTTACTTCACAGAACCGTTTTGCCTCTGCAATTGCCTTTTTGGACCAGTACCCGGTGTTGATGTAGTCGGCAGAGGTCCGTTCCTTTAACAGGTTCAGGGGCACCATGGCAAATTGGCTGGAGGCCCCACCCTGTAAGAACATTACTCTATAGTTCCCGGGAACGGCAAGGATCTCCCTGAGGTCGGCTTCCGCCTTTTCGGCGATGGATGTAAACTCCTTGCTCCTGTGACTCATTTCCATTACGGACATCCCGCTTTCCTGCCAGTCGAGCAACTCGGAAGCAGCCCTTTCCAAAACCTCTCCCGGCAGCATGGCCGGTCCGGCGCTGAAATTCAATATTCGGGACATCTATTATCTCTCCTTGAAATCAAGCTGTCAGTCCCCCCCATGAACCGCGGTTCATGGAGGGGACCGACAGCAATGTCTTTATAAATATAACACCCTGCGGTCTCTGCGGCAGTTCCATATTTCTGTCATTCCGGCTTGTCCGGAATCTTTCTTGTGAGCCCTAACAAGTCGAAGGATTCCCGACAAGCGGGAATGACACCGAAAATAAAGATACAATTTTCAGACGCCCTGCTGTCTCTGCCGCAGGGTAGTTCACGATACCACTCCGTGTTTTGGGGTTAGGTATAGCCTCTTCCCTAACCTCGGCAAATAGGCCCCCTGTCTTCTGTTTGAAGTGCCTTTTTATCTGAAGTTGAGGCTAAAGCAGGAAAGCCGGGGTGCTTATTTTTGCAATTATATTATACTGATTATTATAATAAAACTTATGAAAAAGAAGATACTGCTATGTCTATTAGTTTTATTTATAGGTTTCTTCCTTGGAGGGATTACCTATTATATTATAAGTGAGCGGGTAAGCCCACCGAAAAGAACTTACTATTCACCCCCTGATATCTCAAAAAGGGTTGGTGACACAAGCAAGGCCTTTTCCGAGGTTGTGGACGTTGTATCACCTGCTGTAATAAATATTTCAACAACAAAGACCGTCAAGAGGGAAGCCCCGTCTTTCCTTGACGATTCCTTTTTTGATTTTTTCAATCCCTTTCACAAGTCTCCGAGGAAATGGAAGGAACAGAGTCTCGGCTCCGGTGTTGTTGTCTCTGATGACGGATATATAGTGACCAACAACCACGTGATCGAACATGCTGATGAGATTAAGGTTACACTTTACGACAGGAGGGTTTTTAAGGCAAAGATTGTAGGGGTGGACCCCAAGACGGATATAGCCCTGATCAAGATTAACGATAAGAATCTTCCAACGATACCATGGGGCAACTCGGATAACCTTAAGGTCGGTGAGTTTGTGCTTGCTATCGGGAACCCCTTTGGGCTGAGTAATACGGTAACGATGGGAATCGTAAGCGCCGTTGGAAGGGCTAATGTAGGCATCGCAGACTACGAGGATTTCATCCAGACTGATGCTGCAATTAATCCCGGGAACTCCGGAGGGCCACTTGTTAATGTCCACGGGGAACTTGTTGGTATCAATACCGCAATATTTTCAAGAAGCGGGGGCTATCAGGGGATTGGATTTGCGGTACCAAGCAATATGGTCCGGCTGGTGATGGAACAACTTCTGAAGAAGGGCAAGGTGACCAGGGGATGGCTTGGAGTTACAATCCAGGATCTTACGCCTGAGCTGGCCGGGACATTCGGGCTTTCAAAGACCGCAGGAGCCCTCGTAAGCGACGTCTTTAAGGGCAGCCCTGCTCAAAAGGCAGGTATAAAGAGGGGGGATATCATTGTTGAGCTTAATGGCCGGGAGGTCAGGAGTGTGTCAATGCTTCGTAACCAGGTCGCCCAGAGCAAGGTCGGTTCAGAGGTGGAGTTGAAGTATGTGCGCGACAAGGAGAAAAAGCGGGTAAAGGTCCTGATTGCAGAGTTGCCGGGGGAGTTTACAGAGGTCTCTTCTTCTGCCCCGGAAGAGGATGGAAATAAAGGAGGCCTGACGGGACTTTCCGTCACTGAATTAACCCCTGCTATTGCCAGGCAACTGGGGGTTAATGCAAATGAAGGCGGTGTTGTTGTGATGGAAGTTGATGAAGGAAGTCCTGCCCGGGAGGCCGGAATAAAGAAGGGGGACATAATACAGGAAGTCGACAGGCATAAGATCAGGACTTATGAGGACTGGAAAGTGGCCATATCGAGGATAGGAAACACTGAAATGCTTGTAGTATTTATTAACAGGGGTGGAAGAAGGTTCTATGTGGCGGTGAAGCCGTAGATGTTTTGATGTTATTTATGAACTACTGTCGTGTCAACCTTGTAATGTCGGGGTGTTTGAATTGTCATTCCCGCTACGTCGGGAATCATACTCCTCTTAGATTCCGGACAAGCCGGAATGACACTGTGCCGGAATGACGGAAAAAGGACAACTGTTCGACTTTATACACAGAAAATCATCAGTAGAAAGGAGGTGAGATGGTGTTGAATCTGATAAGGTTGCTGATTTTTCTTGCCTTTGTGGCAGGGGGTTACCTTGTAGGGGGCAGATACGGGTATGCCCTGTGGGGAGCGGCTTCGGGTCTTGTACTCGGGGTAATAACCCTTTTATCTGATACTTTATTTCAGAAGGTGAGGATAGGAAGATTCATAGGTGCTTTTTTCGGGCTTTTATTGGGGTTGCTCTTTTCAAGACTTATAATGATCCCCTTCAAACCGCTGTTTGTTGAAAAACAGGCCGCAGTGGTTTTTATACTCGATGCCCTTTTGGGGTATGGTGGCCTTCTCATTGGAGCCAAGAGAGGCAAGAACCTGACGGTGTCAGGCGTTATGAGGCTCTTTAAGGGCCAGCCCATGGAGGGCGATATCAAGCTGCTCGATACCAGCGTGATCATTGACGGGAGGATAGCGGATGTCTGTGACACAGGTTTTATTGAGGGTACATTCATAATCCCCCAGTTTATCCTTCAGGAGCTGCAGCACATTGCAGACTCCTCCGACTCGCTTAAGAGGGCGCGGGGCAGGAGAGGCCTTGATATTTTACACAGGATACAGAAGATGGCACATATTACTGTGAAGATAGTTGAGGAGGACTTCCCCAATATAAAGGAGGTGGATGCAAAACTGGTGGC includes:
- the mucD_4 gene encoding putative periplasmic serine endoprotease DegP-like precursor, yielding MKKKILLCLLVLFIGFFLGGITYYIISERVSPPKRTYYSPPDISKRVGDTSKAFSEVVDVVSPAVINISTTKTVKREAPSFLDDSFFDFFNPFHKSPRKWKEQSLGSGVVVSDDGYIVTNNHVIEHADEIKVTLYDRRVFKAKIVGVDPKTDIALIKINDKNLPTIPWGNSDNLKVGEFVLAIGNPFGLSNTVTMGIVSAVGRANVGIADYEDFIQTDAAINPGNSGGPLVNVHGELVGINTAIFSRSGGYQGIGFAVPSNMVRLVMEQLLKKGKVTRGWLGVTIQDLTPELAGTFGLSKTAGALVSDVFKGSPAQKAGIKRGDIIVELNGREVRSVSMLRNQVAQSKVGSEVELKYVRDKEKKRVKVLIAELPGEFTEVSSSAPEEDGNKGGLTGLSVTELTPAIARQLGVNANEGGVVVMEVDEGSPAREAGIKKGDIIQEVDRHKIRTYEDWKVAISRIGNTEMLVVFINRGGRRFYVAVKP
- a CDS encoding putative PIN and TRAM-domain containing protein precursor, whose translation is MVLNLIRLLIFLAFVAGGYLVGGRYGYALWGAASGLVLGVITLLSDTLFQKVRIGRFIGAFFGLLLGLLFSRLIMIPFKPLFVEKQAAVVFILDALLGYGGLLIGAKRGKNLTVSGVMRLFKGQPMEGDIKLLDTSVIIDGRIADVCDTGFIEGTFIIPQFILQELQHIADSSDSLKRARGRRGLDILHRIQKMAHITVKIVEEDFPNIKEVDAKLVALARLMDAKVMTNDFNLNKVAELQGVTVLNINELANALKPIVLPGETLKVFVLKEGKEHRQGIAYLDDGTMVVVENGRRFMGKTINAEVTSVLQTTAGRMIFSKPRENHDNEEARTNR
- the serC gene encoding phosphoserine aminotransferase — translated: MSRILNFSAGPAMLPGEVLERAASELLDWQESGMSVMEMSHRSKEFTSIAEKAEADLREILAVPGNYRVMFLQGGASSQFAMVPLNLLKERTSADYINTGYWSKKAIAEAKRFCEVNIAASSEPSNFTTIPPRTEWSLNPDAAYVHFTPNETIGGVEFHHVPDVGDVPLVADMSSTILSRPIDVSGFGVIYAGAQKNIGPAGLTIVIIRDDLIGHERPGIPTMFSYKTHAGAKSMYNTPPTYSWYIAGLVFEWIKDKGGLEKMAGINKGKAEKLYGFIDGSGFYSNPVEPSCRSWMNVPFTLADPGLDGKFLDGAREAGLVNLKGHRSVGGMRASIYNAMPEEGVDALISFMADFEEKTLS